The following are from one region of the Paenibacillus protaetiae genome:
- a CDS encoding YhbD family protein translates to MEQDLISKKDLLELTGISYGQLYRWKRKQLIPEQWFIRKSTFTGQETFFPRQLILSRIEKIVDRKEDFSLDEVAEMLSATPYDYEISKAALIERNIVSKEALRYWASKDAEDVVYPFDRILFFGLADRLLQTGDMSADEGEMVLDMLSRDYRKWGDHPCDLLFIRKMGISIAALLPADSGFYLDQGAKLVARISIQAEVEQLKGKLF, encoded by the coding sequence ATGGAACAGGATTTGATATCAAAAAAAGATCTGCTGGAGCTGACGGGCATCTCTTACGGCCAGTTGTACAGATGGAAACGAAAGCAGCTCATTCCGGAGCAGTGGTTTATCCGCAAATCTACATTTACCGGCCAGGAAACGTTTTTTCCGCGGCAGCTCATTTTGTCCCGAATCGAAAAGATTGTTGACCGCAAAGAAGATTTCTCGCTGGATGAAGTTGCGGAGATGCTTTCCGCCACGCCGTACGATTATGAAATAAGCAAAGCTGCGCTTATTGAACGTAACATTGTTTCGAAAGAAGCACTCCGTTATTGGGCTTCCAAAGACGCCGAAGATGTTGTGTACCCGTTTGATCGCATATTGTTTTTTGGATTGGCCGACCGCCTTCTTCAAACGGGCGATATGAGCGCAGATGAAGGTGAAATGGTACTGGACATGCTGAGCCGCGATTACCGCAAATGGGGGGATCATCCATGCGATTTGCTGTTTATTCGCAAAATGGGCATTTCGATCGCTGCGCTGCTGCCGGCTGATTCCGGTTTTTATTTGGATCAAGGCGCCAAGCTTGTGGCACGGATATCGATTCAGGCTGAGGTTGAGCAGCTGAAAGGAAAATTGTTCTAA
- a CDS encoding polymer-forming cytoskeletal protein, translated as MKSDEKLHNMKLVGQTTSYGGRFRHINILGEAEIMGDTECDSLKCTGTASFDGNLAAQQAKVTGEYRVRGSMHSRVMKVTGSVITDHHLKAESVHLTGMLSVKGSCEAGNIQLKGGLEVDGLLSADRLDFRLLGASRAGEIGGGAITVKRSKLARLKSMFQSSGPAVLTAETIEGDELHLDHITAGAVRGNRVHIGAGCRIERLEYRQYAVIHRLAVVKEQVRL; from the coding sequence ATGAAATCAGACGAAAAGCTGCATAACATGAAGCTGGTCGGCCAAACGACTTCTTATGGAGGACGCTTCCGCCATATTAACATTTTGGGCGAAGCTGAAATTATGGGCGATACGGAATGCGACTCTTTAAAATGCACCGGCACGGCAAGTTTTGACGGCAATTTGGCGGCTCAACAAGCGAAAGTAACCGGGGAATACCGCGTGCGAGGTTCGATGCATTCGCGTGTGATGAAGGTGACCGGTTCGGTCATAACCGATCATCATTTAAAGGCAGAGTCCGTGCATTTGACCGGCATGTTAAGCGTGAAAGGGAGCTGTGAGGCGGGAAACATTCAGCTGAAGGGCGGGCTTGAAGTGGATGGACTGCTCAGCGCAGACCGATTGGACTTCCGGCTCCTTGGCGCAAGCCGTGCAGGTGAAATTGGCGGCGGAGCGATCACGGTCAAGCGGAGTAAGTTGGCTAGATTAAAGTCGATGTTTCAATCCTCCGGTCCTGCCGTTCTGACCGCCGAAACAATTGAAGGTGACGAATTGCACCTGGACCATATCACTGCCGGGGCTGTGCGCGGGAACCGTGTCCATATCGGAGCAGGCTGCCGGATCGAACGTCTGGAATACCGCCAATATGCGGTCATCCACCGGCTGGCTGTCGTCAAGGAGCAAGTTCGTCTGTAA
- a CDS encoding squalene/phytoene synthase family protein encodes MTMLQQTSRTFFIPISRLEQGLKEAVGAAYLCMRAIDEIEDHEQIPDHLKTELLYGVHDTIKASPSVSDGIKNLLAPHKDILPAVSLRLPEWMQLCPSSIMETVNHYTAKMSKLMADWVGKKWTIRTEEDLDGYTYSVAGLVGEMLSDLWMWYDKTDSDREKAVAFGRGLQAVNILRNRKEDLERGVDFFPDGWGMKEMLAYTRRNLKLADEYTKELKKGPAKDFCKIPLALAHATVKIISIGGNKLTRDMVLKIVNKM; translated from the coding sequence ATGACTATGCTCCAGCAAACGAGCAGGACTTTTTTTATTCCGATCAGCCGTTTGGAACAAGGGCTAAAAGAAGCTGTAGGTGCTGCTTATTTATGTATGCGCGCAATTGATGAAATCGAAGATCATGAGCAAATTCCGGATCATTTAAAAACGGAGCTGCTTTACGGCGTACACGACACGATTAAAGCTTCTCCATCGGTGTCCGATGGCATTAAGAACCTGCTGGCGCCGCATAAGGATATACTCCCTGCTGTCAGCCTGCGGCTTCCGGAATGGATGCAGCTCTGCCCGTCTTCGATTATGGAAACGGTTAACCACTATACGGCCAAAATGTCCAAGCTGATGGCAGACTGGGTAGGGAAGAAATGGACGATTCGTACGGAAGAGGATTTGGACGGCTACACCTACAGCGTTGCCGGGCTTGTCGGAGAGATGTTGTCCGATCTATGGATGTGGTATGACAAAACGGACTCCGACCGGGAAAAGGCGGTTGCGTTTGGACGGGGATTGCAAGCGGTTAATATTTTGCGCAACCGTAAAGAAGATTTGGAGCGGGGCGTTGATTTTTTTCCGGATGGCTGGGGTATGAAGGAAATGCTGGCTTATACGCGGCGAAACTTGAAGCTTGCCGATGAATATACGAAGGAATTGAAAAAAGGGCCGGCAAAAGATTTTTGTAAAATTCCTTTGGCGCTGGCACATGCTACGGTGAAAATCATCTCCATTGGCGGCAATAAACTGACGCGCGATATGGTACTAAAAATCGTAAACAAAATGTGA
- a CDS encoding DivIVA domain-containing protein: MGNLTQYGIHLDAQSIHDKQFEKKMRGYDSQEVDEYLDEIIKDYTRMQEIIARFEADLADIHVELLKNKESYDQFMMKRRLEDLEIKVFGERREHLRPRL, translated from the coding sequence ATGGGAAACTTGACTCAATACGGTATCCATCTGGATGCGCAGTCGATTCACGACAAGCAATTTGAAAAGAAAATGAGAGGTTATGACTCCCAGGAGGTAGACGAGTACCTCGATGAAATCATAAAAGACTATACGAGAATGCAGGAAATCATCGCGAGATTCGAAGCCGATCTGGCCGACATCCATGTCGAGCTGCTTAAAAACAAAGAATCCTATGACCAGTTTATGATGAAAAGAAGGCTGGAGGATTTGGAGATTAAAGTGTTTGGCGAACGAAGAGAGCATCTGCGCCCGCGCCTGTAG